A genome region from Streptomyces sp. NBC_01296 includes the following:
- a CDS encoding catalase — MTQEAHVTQGPLTTEAGAPVADNQNSETAGVGGPVLVQDQLLLEKLAHFNRERIPERVVHARGAGAYGTFTLTRDVSQWTRAKFLSEVGKQTETFLRFSTVAGNLGAADAVRDPRGWALKFYTEEGNYDLVGNNTPVFFIKDAIKFPDFIHTQKRDPYTGSQEADNVWDFWGLSPESTHQVTWLFGDRGIPASYRHMNGYGSHTFQWNNEAGEVFWVKYHFKTDQGIENLTQAEANRLAGEDPDSHQRDLRESIERGEFPTWTVQVQIMPAADAAEYRFNPFDLTKVWPHEDYPPIEIGKLELNRNPENVFAEVEQSIFSPAHFVPGIGPSPDKMLQGRLFAYGDAHRYRVGINADHLPVNRPHATEARTNSRDGFLYDGRHKGAKNYEPNSFGGPFQTDRPLWQSTAVTGGTGNHAAPVHSEDSDFVQAGNLYRLMSEDEKSRLIENLSGFIAKVSRDDLAERAINNFRQADGDFGKRLEAAVQALRG; from the coding sequence ATGACGCAGGAGGCGCACGTGACGCAGGGACCGCTCACCACGGAGGCCGGGGCTCCGGTCGCCGACAACCAGAACAGCGAGACGGCCGGCGTCGGAGGTCCCGTTCTGGTCCAGGACCAGCTGCTCCTCGAGAAGCTGGCGCACTTCAACCGCGAGCGCATCCCGGAGCGCGTGGTGCACGCCCGCGGCGCCGGCGCGTACGGCACGTTCACCCTCACCCGTGACGTCTCGCAGTGGACCCGGGCGAAGTTCCTGTCCGAGGTCGGCAAGCAGACCGAGACCTTCCTGCGCTTCTCCACCGTCGCGGGCAACCTCGGTGCGGCCGACGCGGTGCGAGACCCCCGAGGCTGGGCGCTGAAGTTCTACACCGAAGAGGGCAACTACGACCTCGTCGGCAACAACACCCCGGTGTTCTTCATCAAGGACGCCATCAAGTTCCCCGACTTCATCCACACCCAGAAGCGCGACCCGTACACCGGCTCGCAGGAGGCGGACAACGTCTGGGACTTCTGGGGTCTGTCGCCCGAGTCCACCCACCAGGTGACCTGGCTGTTCGGCGACCGCGGCATCCCGGCGTCCTACCGCCACATGAACGGCTACGGCTCGCACACGTTCCAGTGGAACAACGAGGCCGGCGAGGTCTTCTGGGTCAAGTACCACTTCAAGACCGACCAGGGCATCGAGAACCTCACCCAGGCCGAGGCCAACCGCCTCGCCGGCGAGGACCCCGACTCGCACCAGCGCGACCTGCGCGAGTCCATCGAGCGCGGCGAGTTCCCGACGTGGACCGTGCAGGTCCAGATCATGCCGGCGGCGGACGCGGCCGAGTACCGCTTCAACCCGTTCGACCTCACCAAGGTGTGGCCGCACGAGGACTACCCGCCGATCGAGATCGGCAAGCTCGAGCTCAACCGCAACCCGGAGAACGTCTTCGCCGAGGTCGAGCAGAGCATATTCAGCCCGGCGCACTTCGTCCCCGGCATAGGCCCGTCCCCGGACAAGATGCTCCAGGGCCGCCTCTTCGCGTACGGCGACGCCCACCGCTACCGCGTCGGCATCAACGCCGACCACCTGCCGGTGAACCGCCCGCACGCCACCGAGGCGCGCACCAACTCCCGTGACGGCTTCCTGTACGACGGCCGCCACAAGGGTGCGAAGAACTACGAGCCGAACAGCTTCGGCGGCCCCTTCCAGACGGACCGTCCGCTGTGGCAGTCCACCGCGGTCACCGGCGGCACGGGCAACCACGCCGCCCCGGTGCACTCCGAGGACAGCGACTTCGTCCAGGCGGGCAACCTCTACCGCCTGATGTCCGAGGACGAGAAGTCCCGTCTGATCGAGAACCTGTCCGGCTTCATCGCCAAGGTCTCCCGTGACGACCTCGCCGAGCGCGCGATCAACAACTTCCGCCAGGCTGACGGTGACTTCGGCAAGCGGCTGGAGGCCGCGGTCCAGGCCCTCCGCGGCTGA
- the hisN gene encoding histidinol-phosphatase translates to MPEYDDDLRLALELADAADAATMLRFRALDLKVETKPDMTPVSEADKAAEEIVRAGIEAARPADAILGEEYGLKGSGPRRWVVDPIDGTKNYVRGVPVWATLISLMEEGADGVFRPVVGVVSAPALGRRWWAAQGGGAYAGGALGAAPVPLGVSKVGTLGDASFAYSSLSGWEEQGRLAGFLDLTRQCWRTRGYGDFWPYMMVAEGSLDLCAEPELNLWDMAAIAVVVQEAGGRFTDLDGAEGVHGGNAAASNGLLHEEMLGCLRPRA, encoded by the coding sequence ATGCCCGAGTATGACGATGACCTCCGCCTTGCCCTTGAGCTCGCCGATGCGGCGGACGCCGCCACGATGCTGCGTTTCCGCGCCCTCGACCTGAAGGTCGAGACGAAGCCGGACATGACCCCGGTGAGCGAGGCGGACAAGGCCGCCGAGGAGATCGTCCGGGCCGGGATCGAGGCCGCGCGGCCCGCCGACGCCATCCTGGGCGAGGAGTACGGCCTCAAGGGCAGCGGTCCGCGCCGCTGGGTCGTGGACCCGATCGACGGTACGAAGAACTACGTGCGCGGCGTCCCCGTCTGGGCCACGCTGATCTCGCTGATGGAGGAGGGCGCCGACGGGGTCTTCCGGCCGGTGGTCGGCGTCGTCTCGGCGCCGGCGCTGGGCCGCCGCTGGTGGGCGGCGCAGGGCGGGGGCGCGTACGCCGGCGGTGCGCTGGGCGCTGCGCCCGTCCCGCTCGGGGTCTCGAAGGTGGGCACCCTGGGCGACGCCTCGTTCGCGTACTCCTCGCTGAGCGGCTGGGAGGAGCAGGGCCGGCTCGCCGGGTTCCTGGACCTGACCCGGCAGTGCTGGCGGACCCGCGGGTACGGCGACTTCTGGCCGTACATGATGGTCGCGGAGGGCTCGCTGGACCTGTGCGCCGAGCCGGAGCTGAACCTGTGGGACATGGCGGCCATCGCGGTCGTGGTCCAGGAGGCGGGCGGCCGGTTCACCGACCTGGACGGCGCGGAAGGCGTGCACGGCGGGAACGCGGCGGCTTCGAACGGGCTGTTGCACGAGGAAATGCTGGGATGTCTGCGCCCGCGCGCCTGA
- a CDS encoding UPF0182 family membrane protein, with the protein MPDRGGGPSGPRMRVGRPSRRARTLLMTLGVLAVLGMAFIMFAGFWTDWLWFRSVKYSTVFTTTLWTKIGLFAVFGLLMAGAVGLNIWLAYRLRPPLSAMSMEQQSLDRYRMSVAPYKTWLLLGIAALVGMIAGASAAGQWKTWLMYVNGVPFGQKDPQFHLDVSFYTFDLPWYRFLLGFGFAAVVLSVIAAVVVHYLYGGLRVTSPGARATAAATGHLSVLLGLFVTLKAVAYWLDRYGLAVKSSDFKAADNWTGLRYVDANAYLPAKTILVAIAAICAVLFFATLWRRTWQLPVIGFGLMVLSAILIGGLYPAIVQKFQVQPNEQAKESPYVEKNIKATRDAYGIDQSDVKDYPGVPQTEDKTKLRQAANTTASVRLLDPNIVSPAFQQLQQVKGYYAFPSTLAVDRYSGQDTVIGLRELNIGGIPKNNWINDHFKYTHGYGVVAAKGTTVKDGAPDFTQSDLPSKGMFGTDFEQRIYYGEQTKQYSIVGGPQKELDYSDDKGEKETSYTGDSGVNLDNPVNRAAYALAFSEPQILYSGAIGDGSRILYHRTPKERVEAVAPWLTIDGAPYPAVIDGRIKWIVDAYTTTNGYPYASRTTLGQSTADSLTNSQRAVVAQENQVNYIRNSVKATVDAYDGTVSLYQWDTEDPVLKTWMKAFPGTVKPKSDISKPLMDHLRYPQDLFKVQRELLTRYHVTDPQTFLSGSEAWAVPDDPTTKAGTAVPPYYLSMKMPDQKEKDQVFSLTTTFTPNERDNLSAFMAVNADPGTPDYGKIRILKLPTSKPVDGPKQVQSKFQSEPKIAESIRLLRGGDSEVEYGNLLAVPLDGGMLYVEPVYVRSSGLKYPLLRKVLVTYGGQTAFEDSLEKALNVVFGAEAPTVPTTPVTPPGEGTTTPPTATDPTVKTALDDAKKAIEAAEKARQAGDWAAFGKAQDDIKAALQRAIDAEAKVATPKPGG; encoded by the coding sequence ATGCCGGACCGCGGCGGAGGCCCCTCCGGGCCACGGATGAGAGTCGGCCGCCCCTCCCGGCGTGCCCGAACTCTTCTGATGACCTTGGGCGTACTGGCCGTCCTCGGCATGGCGTTCATCATGTTCGCGGGCTTCTGGACGGACTGGCTCTGGTTCCGCTCCGTGAAGTACTCCACCGTCTTCACCACCACCCTGTGGACCAAGATCGGCCTCTTCGCCGTCTTCGGCCTGCTGATGGCGGGTGCCGTCGGGCTGAACATCTGGCTGGCGTACCGGCTGCGGCCGCCGCTGTCCGCGATGTCGATGGAACAGCAGAGCCTCGACCGCTACCGGATGAGCGTCGCCCCGTACAAGACGTGGCTGCTCCTCGGGATCGCGGCGCTCGTCGGCATGATCGCGGGCGCCTCGGCGGCGGGCCAGTGGAAGACCTGGCTGATGTACGTGAACGGGGTGCCCTTCGGGCAGAAGGACCCCCAGTTCCATCTGGACGTGTCGTTCTACACCTTCGACCTGCCCTGGTACCGCTTCCTGCTCGGCTTCGGCTTCGCCGCCGTCGTGCTGTCGGTGATCGCCGCGGTCGTCGTCCACTACCTGTACGGCGGACTGCGCGTGACCAGCCCGGGCGCCCGGGCCACCGCCGCGGCGACCGGGCACCTGTCGGTGCTGCTCGGCCTCTTCGTGACGCTGAAGGCGGTCGCGTACTGGCTCGACCGGTACGGCCTCGCCGTGAAGTCCAGCGACTTCAAGGCCGCGGACAACTGGACCGGCCTGCGCTACGTCGACGCGAACGCGTACCTGCCGGCGAAGACGATCCTGGTCGCCATCGCCGCCATCTGCGCCGTGCTCTTCTTCGCGACCCTGTGGCGCCGCACCTGGCAGCTGCCCGTCATCGGCTTCGGCCTGATGGTGCTCTCGGCGATCCTGATCGGCGGGCTCTACCCGGCGATCGTGCAGAAGTTCCAGGTCCAGCCGAACGAGCAGGCCAAGGAATCGCCGTACGTCGAGAAGAACATCAAGGCGACGCGTGACGCGTACGGGATCGACCAGTCCGACGTGAAGGACTACCCGGGCGTCCCGCAGACCGAGGACAAGACCAAGCTGCGGCAGGCGGCCAACACCACCGCCAGCGTCCGGCTCCTCGACCCGAACATCGTCTCCCCGGCCTTCCAGCAGCTCCAGCAGGTCAAGGGCTACTACGCCTTCCCGTCCACGCTCGCCGTGGACCGGTACAGCGGCCAGGACACGGTCATCGGGCTGCGCGAGCTGAACATCGGCGGCATCCCGAAGAACAACTGGATCAACGACCACTTCAAGTACACGCACGGCTACGGCGTGGTCGCGGCCAAGGGCACCACCGTGAAGGACGGCGCTCCCGACTTCACGCAGTCCGACCTGCCCTCCAAGGGGATGTTCGGCACGGACTTCGAGCAGCGCATCTATTACGGCGAGCAGACGAAGCAGTACTCGATCGTCGGCGGACCGCAGAAGGAGCTCGACTACTCGGACGACAAGGGCGAGAAGGAGACGAGCTACACGGGCGACTCCGGCGTCAACCTCGACAACCCGGTCAACCGGGCGGCGTACGCGCTCGCGTTCAGCGAGCCGCAGATCCTGTACTCCGGAGCCATCGGCGACGGTTCGCGGATCCTCTACCACCGCACGCCGAAGGAGCGCGTCGAAGCCGTCGCCCCGTGGCTGACCATCGACGGAGCCCCGTACCCGGCGGTCATCGACGGCCGGATCAAGTGGATCGTCGACGCGTACACGACGACGAACGGCTACCCGTACGCCTCACGCACCACGCTGGGCCAGAGCACCGCGGACTCGCTCACCAACAGCCAGCGCGCGGTGGTGGCGCAGGAGAACCAGGTCAACTACATCCGCAACTCGGTCAAGGCCACCGTCGACGCGTACGACGGCACGGTCAGCCTGTACCAGTGGGACACCGAGGACCCGGTCCTGAAGACCTGGATGAAGGCGTTCCCGGGGACGGTCAAGCCCAAGAGCGACATCTCCAAGCCGCTCATGGACCACCTGCGCTACCCGCAGGACCTCTTCAAGGTCCAGCGCGAGCTGCTCACCCGGTACCACGTCACGGACCCGCAGACCTTCCTCAGCGGCAGCGAGGCCTGGGCCGTCCCGGACGACCCGACGACCAAGGCCGGCACGGCGGTCCCGCCGTACTACCTGTCGATGAAGATGCCGGACCAGAAGGAGAAGGACCAGGTCTTCTCGCTCACGACGACGTTCACGCCGAACGAGCGGGACAACCTGAGCGCCTTCATGGCGGTCAACGCAGATCCCGGCACCCCGGACTACGGCAAGATCAGAATCCTGAAGCTGCCGACCAGCAAGCCGGTCGACGGCCCCAAGCAGGTGCAGAGCAAGTTCCAGTCCGAACCGAAGATCGCCGAGTCGATCCGGCTGCTGCGCGGCGGTGACTCCGAGGTCGAGTACGGCAACCTGCTCGCGGTGCCGCTGGACGGCGGGATGCTGTACGTGGAGCCGGTGTACGTGCGCAGTTCGGGGCTGAAGTACCCGCTGCTGCGCAAGGTGCTGGTGACGTACGGCGGCCAGACCGCGTTCGAGGACTCCCTGGAGAAGGCGCTGAACGTGGTCTTCGGAGCCGAGGCGCCGACGGTGCCCACGACTCCGGTGACCCCGCCCGGCGAGGGCACCACCACGCCCCCGACCGCCACGGACCCGACGGTCAAGACGGCCCTCGACGATGCGAAGAAGGCGATCGAGGCAGCCGAGAAGGCCCGTCAGGCAGGCGACTGGGCGGCCTTCGGCAAGGCCCAGGACGACATCAAGGCGGCCCTGCAGCGGGCGATCGACGCGGAGGCCAAGGTGGCGACCCCGAAGCCCGGTGGTTAG
- a CDS encoding tetratricopeptide repeat protein: protein MGDRSTLLETGRFVRAEVESGAEANEEAPVVNAQTALTDADFAEEMFAETDPASDTELEARHRVAADRGDPGAMSVLGALLLRRGDLAGAEPYLRGATAEGDRAAANNLGVLLLQRGYPEEAAGWWRVAAVAGSAPAAHALGRHFRERGDEPAAEYWLRQAAESGHALGAYGLADLLEHRGDKGVERWLRQAAEQGHREAAYRLARHLRKGDPTEAEQWYRQAAARGHRRAALHLGALLEARGELKEAGRWYLTSAKQGEARAACALGFLLRDAGDEESAVAWWNRAAQDGDGNAANALGALHAARGETQTAEKWYRTAMDAGDQNGAYNLALLCAAQERTAQAEQWYRRAAYAGHREAANALAIMLLQVGDAAGAEPWFSKAAEAGSVDAAFNLGILFASRDEDRTALKWYERAASAGHTDAALQVGIALVRDGEDRAAERHLRCAAGGGSAEAAFRLAALLESLAPPPEPVALGEPAGGAEPTESEEWYERAAELGHRRAQVRVGMLAAARGDLAVAARWYREAAEAGSRNGAFNLGLLLAREGNEPEAALWWTRAAVAGHGRAALRLGLLAARHGDLAEGQKWCVRAMELGPAEVSERAARLREALAEELSA, encoded by the coding sequence ATGGGGGACAGGTCAACTCTGCTGGAGACAGGGCGGTTTGTGAGGGCGGAAGTCGAATCGGGCGCAGAGGCCAACGAGGAGGCTCCGGTCGTTAACGCGCAGACCGCACTGACCGATGCGGATTTCGCGGAGGAAATGTTCGCCGAGACCGACCCGGCGAGCGACACCGAGCTGGAAGCACGGCACCGGGTCGCGGCCGACCGGGGGGACCCGGGCGCGATGAGCGTGCTCGGGGCGCTGCTGCTGCGCCGCGGCGACCTGGCCGGCGCCGAGCCGTACCTGCGCGGCGCCACCGCGGAGGGGGACCGCGCCGCCGCCAACAACCTGGGAGTGCTGCTGCTCCAGCGGGGCTACCCCGAGGAGGCCGCCGGCTGGTGGCGGGTCGCCGCCGTCGCCGGATCCGCGCCGGCCGCACACGCGCTGGGCCGCCACTTCCGCGAGCGCGGGGACGAGCCCGCCGCCGAGTACTGGCTGCGCCAGGCGGCCGAATCCGGCCATGCCCTGGGTGCGTACGGGCTCGCCGACCTGCTGGAGCACCGCGGTGACAAGGGCGTCGAGCGCTGGCTGCGCCAGGCGGCCGAGCAGGGGCACCGCGAGGCCGCGTACCGGCTGGCCCGGCACCTGCGCAAGGGCGACCCCACCGAGGCCGAGCAGTGGTACCGGCAGGCCGCCGCGCGCGGGCACCGGCGGGCCGCGCTGCACCTGGGCGCCCTGCTGGAGGCGCGCGGGGAGCTCAAGGAGGCCGGGCGCTGGTACCTGACCTCCGCCAAGCAGGGCGAGGCACGGGCCGCGTGCGCGCTCGGCTTCCTGCTGCGCGACGCCGGCGACGAGGAGAGCGCCGTCGCGTGGTGGAACCGGGCCGCGCAGGACGGCGACGGCAACGCCGCCAATGCACTGGGCGCCCTGCACGCCGCGCGGGGGGAGACCCAGACCGCGGAGAAGTGGTACCGGACCGCCATGGACGCGGGCGACCAGAACGGGGCGTACAACCTTGCTTTGCTGTGCGCCGCACAGGAGCGGACCGCGCAGGCCGAGCAGTGGTACCGGCGTGCGGCCTACGCCGGCCACCGCGAGGCGGCCAACGCGCTCGCGATCATGCTGCTGCAGGTCGGCGACGCGGCGGGGGCCGAGCCGTGGTTCTCGAAGGCGGCCGAGGCGGGCAGCGTCGACGCGGCGTTCAACCTCGGGATCCTGTTCGCGAGCCGGGACGAGGACCGCACGGCGCTGAAGTGGTACGAGCGGGCCGCGTCGGCGGGCCACACGGACGCGGCGCTCCAGGTCGGCATCGCGCTGGTGCGCGACGGTGAGGACCGGGCGGCCGAGCGGCACCTGCGCTGCGCCGCGGGCGGCGGCAGCGCGGAGGCGGCGTTCCGGCTGGCCGCACTGCTGGAATCGCTGGCTCCGCCGCCGGAGCCGGTGGCGCTGGGCGAGCCGGCCGGCGGCGCCGAGCCCACCGAGAGCGAGGAGTGGTACGAGCGCGCCGCGGAGCTGGGGCACCGCCGTGCGCAGGTCCGGGTCGGGATGCTGGCCGCTGCGCGGGGCGATCTGGCCGTCGCGGCGCGGTGGTACCGGGAGGCGGCCGAGGCAGGCTCCCGCAACGGTGCGTTCAACCTCGGGCTGCTGCTCGCCCGGGAAGGGAACGAGCCGGAGGCCGCGCTGTGGTGGACCCGGGCCGCGGTGGCGGGCCACGGCCGGGCGGCGCTGCGGCTGGGGCTGCTCGCCGCGCGGCACGGGGACCTGGCGGAGGGACAGAAGTGGTGCGTCCGGGCCATGGAGCTGGGGCCGGCGGAGGTGTCCGAGCGGGCCGCCCGGCTCCGCGAAGCCCTCGCCGAGGAGCTCTCCGCCTGA
- a CDS encoding CBS domain-containing protein, producing the protein MLVRDAMSTVILTLGPAHTLRQAACLMSGRRVGAAVVLDPDHSGIGILTERDILNSIGAGHDPDRESVGAHTTNNVVFCTPQATVQEAAEAMVHGGFRHLIVLEHGGPVGIVSVRDVIRCWVPARRSTVPA; encoded by the coding sequence ATGCTCGTCCGCGACGCCATGAGCACCGTGATCCTCACCCTCGGACCCGCCCACACCCTCCGGCAGGCGGCCTGCCTGATGTCCGGCCGACGGGTCGGCGCAGCCGTCGTCCTCGATCCCGACCACAGCGGAATCGGCATCCTGACCGAACGCGACATCCTCAACTCCATCGGCGCCGGACACGATCCCGACCGGGAGTCCGTGGGCGCGCACACCACCAACAACGTGGTGTTCTGCACCCCGCAGGCCACCGTCCAGGAGGCCGCCGAGGCGATGGTCCACGGCGGCTTCCGCCATCTGATCGTGCTGGAGCACGGCGGGCCCGTCGGCATCGTGTCCGTACGCGACGTCATCCGCTGCTGGGTGCCGGCGAGGAGGAGCACCGTACCGGCGTAG
- a CDS encoding DMT family transporter, producing the protein MAWLLVVVAGILETGFAVCLKLSHGFTRLWPTIAFAAFALGSFGLLTLALKKLDVGPAYAVWTGIGAAGTAIYGMVFLGDLVSTLKLVSISLVILGVIGLQLSGSAH; encoded by the coding sequence ATGGCGTGGCTGCTGGTGGTCGTCGCCGGAATCCTGGAGACCGGTTTCGCGGTCTGCCTCAAGCTGTCCCACGGGTTCACCCGGCTGTGGCCGACCATCGCCTTCGCCGCCTTCGCGCTCGGCAGCTTCGGGCTGCTGACCCTGGCCCTGAAGAAACTGGACGTGGGCCCGGCCTACGCGGTGTGGACGGGCATCGGGGCCGCCGGGACGGCCATCTACGGCATGGTCTTCCTCGGCGATCTGGTCTCGACCCTCAAACTCGTCTCGATCTCGCTGGTCATCCTGGGCGTCATCGGCCTCCAGCTGTCCGGTTCGGCTCACTGA
- a CDS encoding TetR/AcrR family transcriptional regulator, protein MPAARESLLEAAGAALLARPWPSVRMVDVAATAGVSRQTLYNEFGGKAGLGRALVRQEADWYLEGVDRVLRSPAGAAERLASVAEWTVRAARARPLVRALLTGCWDGNLPMPPGQGIRPGVPAPGPGELARAVRDRASVALTPGEGAQRCELAVRLALSYVIAPGEEPGLGELMRLLRLLSEPNRTAGGR, encoded by the coding sequence ATGCCGGCAGCCCGGGAGTCCTTGCTGGAAGCGGCGGGAGCGGCTCTCCTGGCGCGCCCCTGGCCGTCCGTGCGGATGGTCGACGTGGCGGCCACCGCCGGGGTGTCCCGGCAGACCCTCTACAACGAGTTCGGCGGCAAGGCGGGCCTGGGCCGGGCCCTGGTGCGCCAGGAGGCCGACTGGTACCTCGAAGGGGTGGACCGGGTCCTGCGCTCCCCGGCCGGGGCCGCCGAGCGCCTCGCCTCGGTCGCGGAGTGGACCGTACGGGCGGCCCGCGCGCGTCCCCTCGTACGGGCCCTGCTGACGGGGTGCTGGGACGGGAACTTACCGATGCCGCCCGGGCAGGGAATACGGCCGGGCGTACCGGCCCCGGGACCCGGGGAGTTGGCCCGGGCCGTCCGCGACCGGGCCTCGGTGGCGCTCACCCCGGGGGAGGGGGCGCAGCGGTGCGAGCTCGCCGTACGCCTCGCGCTGTCCTACGTGATAGCCCCGGGCGAGGAGCCGGGACTCGGTGAGCTGATGCGGCTGCTGCGCCTGCTCAGTGAGCCGAACCGGACAGCTGGAGGCCGATGA
- a CDS encoding PPA1309 family protein, giving the protein MLSMSNLSPSPGGTPMAATPLTRAVLEIDEYASTLGWDKPARLFALVDTARLRKSEPRLAGQLGLDQDDAGKSQLTPIEQDEVPKGTPLDKFLGTIAWPPSIVGCALTVERLMLPPSAEASVPEGLSDKQLAKWVAAHPDRQEVRLTVGVLRDGSRESAVRLREKDSSTEVLTGASLVPGLADALAATFLD; this is encoded by the coding sequence ATGTTGTCCATGTCCAACCTTTCGCCTTCCCCGGGCGGCACGCCGATGGCCGCCACCCCCCTGACGCGTGCCGTCCTCGAGATCGACGAGTACGCCTCCACCCTCGGCTGGGACAAGCCCGCCCGGCTCTTCGCACTCGTCGACACCGCCAGGCTCCGCAAGTCGGAGCCCCGGCTCGCGGGCCAGCTCGGCCTCGACCAGGACGACGCGGGCAAGAGCCAGCTCACCCCGATCGAGCAGGACGAGGTGCCGAAGGGCACGCCGCTGGACAAGTTCCTGGGAACCATCGCCTGGCCCCCGTCGATCGTCGGCTGTGCGCTGACGGTGGAGCGGCTGATGCTGCCGCCGTCCGCGGAGGCCTCCGTACCGGAGGGGCTCAGCGACAAGCAGCTGGCCAAGTGGGTCGCCGCCCACCCGGACCGGCAGGAGGTGCGGCTCACCGTGGGCGTGCTGCGCGACGGATCGCGGGAGTCGGCCGTACGCCTGCGCGAGAAGGACTCGTCGACCGAGGTGCTGACCGGCGCGAGCCTGGTCCCGGGCCTGGCCGACGCGCTGGCCGCGACGTTCCTGGACTGA
- a CDS encoding Fur family transcriptional regulator has protein sequence MSDLLERLRGRGWRMTAQRRVVAEVLDGDHVHLTADEVHARAVDKLPEISRATVYNTLGELVSLGEVLEVSTDRRAKRYDPNAHQPHQHLVCAQCGAIRDVHPSGNPLADLPDAERFGFVVSAVEVTYRGLCPSCAGA, from the coding sequence ATGAGTGACCTGCTGGAACGACTTCGCGGACGCGGATGGCGCATGACCGCACAGCGGCGTGTCGTGGCCGAGGTGCTCGACGGTGACCACGTTCACCTGACGGCCGACGAGGTGCACGCCCGGGCGGTGGACAAGCTGCCGGAGATCTCGCGCGCCACCGTCTACAACACGCTGGGCGAGCTCGTGTCCCTCGGCGAGGTCCTGGAGGTCTCCACGGACCGCCGGGCCAAGCGGTACGACCCGAACGCCCACCAGCCCCACCAGCACCTGGTCTGCGCCCAGTGCGGCGCGATCCGCGACGTGCACCCGTCGGGCAACCCGCTGGCGGACCTCCCGGACGCGGAGCGCTTCGGCTTCGTGGTGTCGGCGGTCGAGGTCACGTACCGGGGCCTGTGCCCGTCCTGCGCGGGGGCGTGA
- the rsgA gene encoding ribosome small subunit-dependent GTPase A — MRRYGKHTDEDDIRQRPNPKGNRPRTTIRPKHEDAAEGFVLTVDRGRLTCLVDGRTIHAMKARELGRKAAVVGDRVWIVGDLTGKKDTLARIVRIEERKSVLRRTADDDDPYERVVVANADQLAIVTALADPEPRPRMIDRCLVAAYDAGLEPLLVLTKSDLTSADKILEIYSTFGLNYVVTNREELASGDAADRVRERLNGRITAFVGHSGVGKTTLVNSLVAEGRQRATGHVNAVTGRGRHTTTSALALPLPGGDGWVIDTPGVRSFGLHHVDPSRVILAFPELVPGTEGCPRACSHDEQDCALDKWVEEGHADPARLYSLRRLLQTRERREGD; from the coding sequence ATGCGCAGGTACGGCAAGCACACCGACGAGGACGACATCCGTCAGCGGCCCAACCCCAAGGGCAACCGGCCCCGGACCACCATCCGGCCCAAGCACGAGGACGCGGCCGAGGGCTTCGTCCTGACCGTCGACCGCGGCCGGCTGACCTGCCTGGTCGACGGCCGCACGATCCACGCGATGAAGGCCCGCGAGCTGGGCCGCAAGGCGGCGGTGGTCGGCGACCGGGTCTGGATCGTCGGCGATCTGACCGGCAAGAAGGACACCCTCGCGCGGATCGTGCGGATCGAGGAGCGCAAGTCCGTCCTGCGGCGCACCGCGGACGACGACGACCCGTACGAGCGGGTGGTCGTCGCCAACGCGGACCAGCTGGCGATCGTCACGGCGCTGGCCGATCCGGAGCCGCGGCCCAGGATGATCGACCGCTGTCTGGTGGCCGCGTACGACGCCGGGCTGGAGCCGCTGCTGGTCCTCACGAAGTCGGACCTGACCTCGGCGGACAAGATCCTGGAGATCTACTCGACGTTCGGCCTGAACTACGTGGTCACCAACCGCGAGGAGCTGGCGAGCGGCGACGCCGCCGACCGGGTGCGCGAGCGCCTGAACGGCCGGATCACCGCGTTCGTCGGCCACTCGGGCGTCGGCAAGACCACCCTGGTGAACTCGCTGGTCGCCGAGGGCCGCCAGCGCGCCACCGGGCACGTCAACGCGGTGACCGGCCGCGGCCGGCACACCACCACCTCGGCGCTCGCACTGCCGCTGCCGGGCGGCGACGGCTGGGTCATCGACACCCCGGGCGTGCGCTCGTTCGGCCTGCACCACGTGGACCCGTCCCGGGTGATCCTGGCCTTCCCGGAACTGGTTCCCGGTACGGAGGGCTGCCCGCGGGCCTGCAGCCACGACGAGCAGGACTGCGCGCTCGACAAGTGGGTGGAGGAAGGCCACGCGGATCCGGCGCGCCTGTACTCGCTGCGGCGGCTGCTCCAGACCCGCGAGCGCCGCGAAGGAGACTGA